The genome window TCGCCGAAAAACGTCCGGGATTCGTGCGTGCAGGAAATTTAGGTTCATGATCCGATTCATTTTTGTTGAAATTCATATCCGTCTTCTACCTCCCTGTTTTCAGATAGTATCTACCTTTAACAGGAAAAATATTCATCTTTCATCAAATAAATTTGTGCCAGGCGCTGACCAGAGCTTTAATCAGTTCATCAACACGTTCTCTCGTCTCCGGATTCAGTTGTTCGATCTGCCTGAGCATTAAACGGATATTTCTAAGACCTCCATCCTGAAGTTCTGTGAGTGTAGAGGCTCCTGTCACCTCCATCACGGAAAAGAAATCACTGATGAGTGCATTTCTCTCCTCTTCTTCCAAATTATGCAGCCAGTTATCCAATGTTTCATTAAACAGTGCCGCTCGTTTATTTAGTGCTTTCTTATATATGAAATCAGGGCCCAATACTTGCCATGTGAATCCGTCATGCTGCCTTACCCCAGTCTGAGAACTGGCTATATATCTGGGTTCCACCGCATGATCCAGAAGCATGCCGATAATCGAACCTTCCGGTATCAGCCTTTCCACACGAGACTTCATACGAAGAAAGCCTTCCTGCTCCAGAAAATTATCGGCAAATCCGGGGCCATCATTATCATACACCTTCAAAATCTTCTCCTGGACCTTTGTTTTACACATAGCCGCAGCATATACGGCAAGGTTCCCGCCTTTAGAATGTCCGCCAATCCTTAATTGCCCCCGGCTAAGTTCTCCGAAATGGTCCAGATAAATAACCGCAGCTTCTTCCGATAAAATGACTCCTTTACTAAGGTTGAAATCTTCTTTCCAGCCCACGATCGTGTCATCGGTTCCTCTGTATGCAATGTAAGAAGTGCCATCAGAGAGACAAATCTCCAATGCTGCAAATTGCAGTTCTTTCTCCTCATCAATGCGATTCACAAAATTTTTGACGACCGCATCCCTATAACGCACTGTCTTAGCCATCTCTTTTATGATCTCCGGAGCTCTGCGGAGAAATGACCTGTCTTTTTTCAACTCTTCCGGACTATATTTTTGAAAAAATATGTCTGACAGTTCCTCTATCGGTATACCTTCTTCTCCCTCGCCTGGAGCAATCCCATCTAAATTAACATAAGATAACTGTGACAAAATCAAGTTATCGACATTATTAAACGGAGACTGCGCAAAAGTCAAATCGCCTCTCCATCTGAGATAGTCAATGATATTTCCCACCACTTCTGCCTCCTTTTTGAAATCTTTTAGTTAACAGCCGAATGCTCTATCTTAACAGGTACTCTTAGGGATACTGTGCAAAGAGAATAAAATAGCTCAAAACAGAGTTTACACAATTCCACTACATAACTCTAATTTTTACTAACAAGTTGCTTCAAATATACAATTACGTGACTGCTCTGTCAAGCACAATCTTCTTCCTGTTCACGTGCACGGCCTTGTGGGCTTGCCGGCACTCTTCGACAATAGAAAAAGCTTCAAATGCATGTGCATGCGGCACATTTTTCCCTTTTTTTAAGTTCCTTCTGCACAATGACTTTTTCTCTCAACTTGATAAGCTAATATTAAGGGAATATTCCAAAAACACAAATAACAAAGAGAAAAAGAAGGAGGGAATTTTCTTATGTCAACCGCAAACACAGACAAAATGTCAAAACTCTCACCAAAACAGTGGCTTCTAATCATCGGTGTCGCCTGTAGTTTTGCCGGCACGGTAGGTATCGGATACTTCTTTACCTACTATTATCAATTGGGCCTGGAAGCCTTTGGTTTCAATGATTCCCAATTAGGCGCGATCATCAGTATCTTCAGCTCCTGTGCAGTAGTCTGCTATCTGATCGGCGGTCCGTTGGCCGACAAAGTACCTTCACACCTGCTGATCCATATCAGTAATCTGGGCTGTTCTGTTCTCGGCATCGCCGTTTGTATGATTCCTGATTACAGCACTATGAGAATGATTTATCTCGGTCTTGGTATCGTAGGCGTTTTATTTACCGCTGGTTCCTGGATGAAAGTTCTGGTCCGCATCGGTACAAGGGAACAGGAAGGCCGTGTATTCGGCTATTACTATATGTTGATCGGTGCCGTTTCTATTTCTACCGGTTTGATCTCCTCTGCAGTAATCGCAGCTACCACGGCTGTGACCGGGCTCCGGGTTATGATGGCTCTCTACATCGTAATGTGTATTGCTTCCAGCCTGATCCTGCACTTCGGTGACAAGGAAAACCGTAAGACCATAGGCGACAAGGCCAACACTTTCAATATCAAGATGATTCCGAAAGTCATCAGCAATCCCATGATGATCTGTCTGCTCATTACCGGCATGGGTCTCACCATGTGTACCGAGGCCACTTCCTACGTTCAGCCTTTGATGAGCACCTATTTCCTGGTACCGACTGCCGTGATTGCCTTTATCGTCACATTCTGTAACCAGGGCATGCGTGTAATCTGTGCACCGCTGGCTGGCCGCCTTACAGATAAATTACACACTGCCACCATCTCTGTACAAGTCGCGTACCTTTGCTTCATCGGTGGACTATTATTACTTTTCTTCTCACCGTGGGGACCGTCCACCGCATTTATCGTAGTCATCGTGATTGTCCTGCTGCGTGCTGCCTTTGGTATTGCCCAGCCTTCCCGGAACTCTATGATCTCCGAGAGTCGTATTCCCAGAGTGACACGTGGTACCGCAGTAGGTATTTTCTCAGCCGTCATGACGATACCGGATACCTTCATGTACATACTTGGCGCCAAGATCCTTGAAAAAGGCGGTTCCACCGTAGGAGCCTACAAAAACCTGATCATCATGTTCATCGGTGCAGCCTTAGCTATGAATGTATTCCTCTGGATCTTCATGGCACTGCTGAAGAAACAAAAGGCCAAAGAAGCCGTTGAGGGCGTCAACCCCGATCTGGAGACAATGTAGACCATAATACTTCCTCTATGGATATGAAAAAATGGAGTCGATCTGACTTCATTTTTTCATATCTTCTCACAACTTCTTACGGGATGCCCTTTGGATATAGATAATGAAACACATTGTAGACACTGATGGCAATAATAATCAATATCAATATCATGAACAATTTATCTATAATCTTATTTTCAATCTTCGCGTTAATCTTACTGCCCACAATTCCCCCTAATACCCCACATAAAATCATAAGCCCAAGAATTTCCTTTCTGAACTCCGGAACACTTTTCCCAAGCAATGTACTTCCAAGACTGGCTATCTGTGAGAACATGATAATATATAAGGAGTATATAGCCGCCTGTTTTGTTTCCAATGAAAAAAAATAAAACAAGACAATCAGATTGATGGGCCCTCCACCAATTCCCAGAAATGAAGACATCATTCCTAAAAGAATCCCTATGACAAATGTAATGATTCGATTATCGATATGCTTTGTTCGAATCCATTGCTTAAATACCGTATAGACAAAAGTCGCAAACGTGATGACCGCCAACACTCCCGCCTGCACCGCTCCTATTTTATTTACGGATGAAAAACATCCTGACAGAACCTGAAATGCGGACTTTCCCGCTATTCCGCCTATTACGCTCCCTGTCGCCAATACAGTAGCAAAACGCTTGTTAAACGCTGTTTTCTCTTCCCTTTTAAAGTTCTTGTACATGGACATGGCCGACATGGAAAGTACTGTACAGCCTGACAGAAAAGAAACCGTATCAACAGCCATGATACCCGTTGCATCCAAAACTGGTTTTATAATGACTCCCCCGCCAATTCCACAAATGGAACCGATCACGGAGGAAAAGAAACAGACCGCAGTGATAATGACATATATGTAAACCATGACAATTCCTCGCATTTCTCATTAATTTTCTCCTGAAAAGGATTTGTTTTTCCGAAAGAATCTCTTGAATTTGTCAATATGCCATGCTATCATTACATATGAAATCAGGAGGAAAGACATGGATATACCCATTAAGCTCAATCATACCAGTCCAACCCCGTTATACTACCAATTACGCCAGCAGATTCGTAACTACATACTGGACGAGACCTGGCCGTATGGCACAGAGATTCCATCTGAGCTAAAGCTGTCCAAAGAACTAAAGCTCAGCCGGGCAACGATAAAACAGGCATATGATGGATTGGTAAACGAAGGACTAATTACAAGAAAACAAGGCAAAGGGACTTTTGTAAGCTACCGCCAATCTGAATTTGATATTATACAAGAACCTAACTTCTATCAACGTATGGATACATTAGGTGCAAAACAGAACTCCAAAATAATTGAGAGCGGTTATATTCCCGCAGACCCTTACATTGCCTCAAAACTTAATATCGCACAGGGAACAGAAATCTGCTATTTTAAGAGAGTCCGTTATATTGATAACATTCCGAGCATTATCCAAACAGTGTATATACGGAAAGACTATTCCGCCAATTTAATCGAAAAGGATTTGGCGTCTATTTCCTTTCATCGCTATTTGGAAGAGAATGCAAACATCTCTCTCAACTGTTTTGATATGAAGATCAATGCCATCACCCTGGATGCACATGAACGAGACTTATTAGAGTCTAAACGCAGTATCCCAGGTTTTCGTTTTCACACGGTTTACTGGTATAATGATATTCCCATCGTTTACAATGAACGGGTATTCCGCGGTGACAATCTGCATCTTGCGCTTCATTTCAATTTTACACGCGATAATTCTTCTATCCCTAAGATCAATTCTTTCGGTGTCTGTAAAGATGAAACATAAAATTGTTCTGCCCAAGAGGTGTCAGTCCCCTTGGGCAGTGTTTTAAAATGAGGGTTAACTATACATTGGCAGTTTGATGCAGACCAATGCACACAAAATGGCAAGCACTACCGCAATTACATTTACTAAAGCACCCTTCTTCAGCATATATGAGGGTTCTACACCTGCGTCAACAGGAATAGCCCTTGTGGCACTCGGGAGCAAATAGGCAAGGTTTCCTCCCACGGCTGCCATATACAGATAAGGAATGGGATTTTGATTCAATGCAGTCATAACGCTGACAACCAGCGGGCAAGCGATTGCACATGCAGAGTTATTGCTCGATATATTGGCAAGTACCGAAGCCATAACAATGAAAATCACGCACAGTAGTGCAGCATTGGTAATACCGGAATTTGCGACAAAATCTGCGACCATGTTGGATGCTCCAGAGGTTGTGATCACTTTCCCAAGTGCAAGACCACCTGCCAATGTATAGAACAGCCCCCAGGAAATCTTAGGTT of Roseburia hominis contains these proteins:
- a CDS encoding DUF2974 domain-containing protein, with the translated sequence MGNIIDYLRWRGDLTFAQSPFNNVDNLILSQLSYVNLDGIAPGEGEEGIPIEELSDIFFQKYSPEELKKDRSFLRRAPEIIKEMAKTVRYRDAVVKNFVNRIDEEKELQFAALEICLSDGTSYIAYRGTDDTIVGWKEDFNLSKGVILSEEAAVIYLDHFGELSRGQLRIGGHSKGGNLAVYAAAMCKTKVQEKILKVYDNDGPGFADNFLEQEGFLRMKSRVERLIPEGSIIGMLLDHAVEPRYIASSQTGVRQHDGFTWQVLGPDFIYKKALNKRAALFNETLDNWLHNLEEEERNALISDFFSVMEVTGASTLTELQDGGLRNIRLMLRQIEQLNPETRERVDELIKALVSAWHKFI
- a CDS encoding MFS transporter; this translates as MSTANTDKMSKLSPKQWLLIIGVACSFAGTVGIGYFFTYYYQLGLEAFGFNDSQLGAIISIFSSCAVVCYLIGGPLADKVPSHLLIHISNLGCSVLGIAVCMIPDYSTMRMIYLGLGIVGVLFTAGSWMKVLVRIGTREQEGRVFGYYYMLIGAVSISTGLISSAVIAATTAVTGLRVMMALYIVMCIASSLILHFGDKENRKTIGDKANTFNIKMIPKVISNPMMICLLITGMGLTMCTEATSYVQPLMSTYFLVPTAVIAFIVTFCNQGMRVICAPLAGRLTDKLHTATISVQVAYLCFIGGLLLLFFSPWGPSTAFIVVIVIVLLRAAFGIAQPSRNSMISESRIPRVTRGTAVGIFSAVMTIPDTFMYILGAKILEKGGSTVGAYKNLIIMFIGAALAMNVFLWIFMALLKKQKAKEAVEGVNPDLETM
- a CDS encoding sulfite exporter TauE/SafE family protein gives rise to the protein MVYIYVIITAVCFFSSVIGSICGIGGGVIIKPVLDATGIMAVDTVSFLSGCTVLSMSAMSMYKNFKREEKTAFNKRFATVLATGSVIGGIAGKSAFQVLSGCFSSVNKIGAVQAGVLAVITFATFVYTVFKQWIRTKHIDNRIITFVIGILLGMMSSFLGIGGGPINLIVLFYFFSLETKQAAIYSLYIIMFSQIASLGSTLLGKSVPEFRKEILGLMILCGVLGGIVGSKINAKIENKIIDKLFMILILIIIAISVYNVFHYLYPKGIP
- a CDS encoding GntR family transcriptional regulator, translated to MDIPIKLNHTSPTPLYYQLRQQIRNYILDETWPYGTEIPSELKLSKELKLSRATIKQAYDGLVNEGLITRKQGKGTFVSYRQSEFDIIQEPNFYQRMDTLGAKQNSKIIESGYIPADPYIASKLNIAQGTEICYFKRVRYIDNIPSIIQTVYIRKDYSANLIEKDLASISFHRYLEENANISLNCFDMKINAITLDAHERDLLESKRSIPGFRFHTVYWYNDIPIVYNERVFRGDNLHLALHFNFTRDNSSIPKINSFGVCKDET